A genomic segment from Campylobacter sp. CNRCH_2014_0184h encodes:
- a CDS encoding CheB methylesterase domain-containing protein gives MKLILIGSSTGGPSQLKFLLNDIELKDCAVVIAQHMNPAFIPSFVNQFNKEAKSDVIVPNDKEVLKNKIYICQRNMVLSGNNALVLNATEQISSFNPGIDVLFHSAVNLCKYHKILALIMTGMGDDGAKSLFELYKVGVRCLCENEADSIVYGMPKKARDTNPNLKPMSLIELKKEIINFIKS, from the coding sequence ATGAAGCTTATTTTGATTGGTTCTTCAACGGGCGGTCCAAGCCAACTAAAGTTTTTACTTAATGATATAGAACTTAAAGATTGTGCGGTAGTGATTGCCCAACATATGAACCCAGCTTTTATTCCTTCTTTTGTAAATCAATTCAACAAAGAAGCAAAAAGTGATGTGATTGTACCAAACGACAAAGAAGTTTTAAAAAATAAAATTTATATTTGTCAAAGAAATATGGTTTTAAGCGGAAATAATGCTTTGGTATTAAATGCTACAGAACAAATAAGTAGCTTTAACCCAGGGATAGATGTTTTGTTTCATTCGGCTGTAAATCTTTGCAAATATCATAAAATTTTAGCCTTGATCATGACAGGAATGGGTGATGATGGTGCTAAATCTTTATTTGAGCTTTATAAAGTTGGTGTGAGGTGTTTATGTGAAAATGAGGCAGATTCTATAGTATATGGAATGCCAAAAAAAGCTAGAGATACTAATCCAAATTTAAAACCTATGAGTTTAATAGAACTCAAAAAAGAAATAATAAATTTTATCAAATCATAG